A single region of the Xiphias gladius isolate SHS-SW01 ecotype Sanya breed wild chromosome 17, ASM1685928v1, whole genome shotgun sequence genome encodes:
- the LOC120802997 gene encoding endonuclease domain-containing 1 protein, with product MNTLTPLAFALLIICFLPVMLATVVQDFNHVERCKDSLYMGTPPRGIIDTKLKKICQRYADKPRYVTLYDPNKRIPVYSAYTFKKTEGDRRVDYPWMYEPQLAEVDGNGNMLPFPTGYLHMKFEDSQAVLDDYSDVVLYERGHLNPDQHQSTSHDRAATYTLTNVVPEIREFNIGPWRRYEEQIRVRLNNYCRGTAYIVTGVTTRGNMIRRNNQDRVAIPEDVWSAYCCTDYDRNAPHDVRIRFPSQGAMAKNAKEGNSVHEMPVQELEIFLKNNMDVDQNLQLFYDNCISPSPLPLYLQHTI from the exons ATGAATACGTTAACGCCATTAGCTTTCGCTCTTTTGATCATCTGTTTTTTGCCTGTTATGTTGGCGACGGTTGTTCAAGATTTTAACCACGTAGAGAGATGCAAGGACTCCCTGTATATGGGGACACCGCCACGGGGGATCATTGACACAAAACTGAAGAAGATCTGCCAACGCTACGCAGACAAACCTCGTTATGTGACCCTGTATGACCCTAACAAGCGGATTCCAGTTTACTCAGCTTATACTTTCaagaaaacagagggagacagacgtGTCGACTACCCTTGGATGTATGAGCCACAG CTGGCAGAAGTCGATGGAAATGGAAACATGCTGCCCTTCCCCACTGGCTACCTGCACATGAAGTTTGAAGACAGCCAGGCAGTCCTGGATGACTACTCTGATGTGGTTCTTTATGAGAGAGGTCACCTGAATCCGGACCAGCACCAGTCCACCTCTCACGACCGCGCTGCCACTTACACCCTGACCAATGTGGTCCCAGAGATACGGGAGTTCAACATCGGGCCTTGGCGTCGGTATGAGGAGCAGATCCGGGTCcgtctcaacaactactgccGTGGCACTGCCTACATTGTCACCGGAGTGACCACCAGAGGCAACATGATCCGTCGCAACAACCAGGACCGCGTGGCCATCCCAGAAGATGTGTGGTCCGCTTACTGCTGCACTGACTACGACCGAAACGCACCCCACGATGTTCGCATCCGCTTCCCATCCCAAGGAGCCATggccaaaaatgccaaagaggGCAACAGCGTTCATGAAATGCCGGTCCAGGAACTTGAGattttcctgaaaaataatATGGACGTTGACCAGAACCTTCAGCTCTTCTATGACAACTGCATCTCTCCCTCACCCCTTCCTCTTTACCTGCAACACACCATATGA
- the kdm6bb gene encoding lysine (K)-specific demethylase 6B, b isoform X1 yields the protein MYHPAELYSGRNTWDSYPAGGPNRGQWAPVNSRLWSHTNRCQGGRNQSHHPLSSRLYNRGERPVNHVQDKGISKGHRQHLRLWDGKEPLFEAQNWHHNSTRSFHNRAATSNGYLTRPGEHYATWNNNVSNSVHGGPRLHRNNRELQSPPERWAPSDCRRSFPGRMINNRPGPWKRPALHQRRDQLHQHSPPPQHPLSPREECPAKRRRASGPDQSSHPGSRHLPLLAHAPSPPRHHRCNQDDWKPLHDRVGPCYHSDHRTSTIQQQETSKLRAGGYGFSNSNLAVLNQSCGSRLPHHGSRGKVERKISSSPADHTRVPYSHQNHHYHYQRHTGHPRALQHNPLLHPLEDKDSRSHHHKQSTEPQRSHKKGSSRDPALSNSSGADSPPYSSLLCSPKDGGSNASSPRAPSCPSSYTGASGRKDPSMIHQCSPGLSGQQKLQGSPIHTPRPSLTSTTSLPPHNVPKSRCSDIKYRKTSQPPCSRKFPHSRSRANKCEKELEEHKEPECKQKDKLGKKERKGDVQKTNRKGEERKRRKKREEKRMGDRKKKRDKALKKERKLGLKIKKKEMFTSTSASNSSGQVKTRKMETTTLTPENQSQSTPKHKHRRRSERAEGTHMPSACTLHPSSTSTHPPSKSENNKMSKKNNSPQKLPVKNLLMQSLPRNTSPNQTSKKPTIVSSQSEDGPKENTDDTLPSLLFKALAPLSTACSVSLEQPAHGKDGAKGRVLSAPDLQPVAVMGNVREMGDNLANTPPVLSWQGSPVSVLGEDEEELEKGVISRPVLQPSPTQCFSPLPGDNESIDSMNKEPCESILADYSHNDRSEFCDLPSTIEQAGEEEKEDKDSNGETSGSLLCELRHHKAGLDDVFKSLATFLGGQRVAFRGGPFGGPTVSTAGGVKYSSSLALGPEIHCHDHQDFCPKSDPTASSKPSNQSPTHTTSDTLLKSHSPTDLIEPVMDGRVQENKEETENDINLKQEGRDTEILSERIESSLLDGSLSAELRLTTTNTASFTGLLTVSTKEDRDHSKETEHRHTERKRKQKDKDEGREEEIKIKIKTEESSVICPKNKVNELKDLEERDVSSLEPVISSSPRPLKDIMKGQISQENQTPHGKDIQKEKVDTGNTEVKVVMEKKEVVTELENKISSAARNRDTKTSNSASTVTIHTSKLCVSTPASKPPCSLAPVDPLKLKALSMGLCKELKILLIKVESAGKQTFNISEVEEQRIPLSKINIGNTATEVIRACKGTRVKGKFKESYLLPTFSVKPNIAINTPIPREKLNPPTPSIYLESKRDAFSPVLLQFCTDPKNAVTVIRGLAGSLRLNLGLFSTKSLVEANADHAVEVRTQVQQPADENWDPSGSAQTWPCESSRSHTTIAKYAQYQASSFQESLQEEKESENEEEGEQTKTSDPSATAKAGLTLSNSKGSPASTTIKANSVHSPSTPSSEQKTVGKIIKFGTNIDLSDPKRWKPQLQELLKLPAFMRVESSNNMLSHVGHTILGMNTVQLYMKVPGSRTPGHQENNNFCSVNINIGPGDCEWFAVHEHYWADINKFCEKHGVDYLTGSWWPVLEDLYSSNIPVYRFIQRPGDLVWINAGTVHWVQAVGWCNNIAWNVGPLNSYQYQLALERFEWNEVKKVKSIVPMIHVSWNVARTIKITDQDTFKMLKHCLMQSMKHIQILRDQLVAGGKKICYQSRVKDEPAYYCNECDVEVFDLLFVTSENSSKKTYVVHCEDCARAKSPSLAGVVVLEQYRMEELMRTYDSFMLVPSTFSK from the exons ATGTATCACCCAGCAGAGCTGTACTCTGGCCGTAACACATGGGACTCCTATCCAGCTGGAGGACCTAACAGAGGACAATGGGCTCCTGTAAACAGTCGGCTCTGGAGCCACACAAACAG ATGCCAAGGAGGGCGAAATCAATCACATCATCCACTATCAAGTCGTCTTTATAATAG GGGGGAGAGACCAGTCAACCATGTTCAGGACAAGGGTATCTCAAAGGGGCACAGACAGCATCTACGTCTTTGGGATGGTAAAGAGCCGCTGTTTGAGGCCCAGAACTGGCATCACAACTCCACACGCTCATTCCACAACCGAGCTGCCACTAGCAATGGTTATCTAACAAGACCCGGAGAGCACTACGCAACCTGGAACAACAATGTCAGCAACTCCGTG CATGGGGGTCCTCGCCTACATCGCAACAACAGAGAACTCCAGTCCCCACCAGAGAGATGGGCCCCCTCAGACTGCCGCAGGAGCTTCCCGGGCAGAATGATAAACAATAGGCCAGGACCCTGGAAACGGCCAGCCCTCCATCAGCGGCGAGACCAATTACACCAGCACAGTCCACCCCCACAGCACCCTTTATCCCCAAGGGAAGAGTGTCCTGCTAAGAGGAGAAGGGCCTCTGGCCCTGATCAG TCATCTCATCCTGGATCAAGGCATTTACCTTTACTTGCCCATGCCCCATCACCACCTCGCCACCACCGCTGCAACCAAGATGACTGGAAGCCTCTTCATGACAGGGTGGGTCCTTGCTACCACTCTGACCACAGGACCTCAACAATACAGCAACAG GAAACCTCTAAACTGCGAGCTGGAGGATATGGCTTCAGTAACAGCAACCTAGCGGTTTTAAACCAGAGTTGTGGCAGCAGACTGCCACATCACGGAAGCAGAGGGAAGGTCGAGCGGAAAATCTCGTCTTCACCAGCAGACCACACCCGTGTGCCTTACAGCCACCAAAACCATCATTACCACTATCAGCGGCACACAGGCCACCCCAGAGCCCTACAGCACAACCCACTGCTTCATCCTCTAGAGGACAAGGACTCACGGAGCCATCACCACAAACAAAGCACA GAACCTCAGCGCTCTCATAAAAAAGGCAGTTCAAGGGATCCAGCCCTCTCCAACTCTTCTGGTGCAGACTCTCCTCCTTATTCATCCCTCCTCTGCAGTCCTAAAGATGGAGGTTCTAATGCCAGCAGTCCACGTGCTCCTTCCTGTCCCTCTTCATACACAGGAGCCAGTGGCAGAAAAGATCCATCAATGATTCATCAGTGTAGTCCTGGCCTCAGTGGACAGCAGAAACTCCAGGGAAGCCCCATTCACACCCCAAGACCTAGCCTGACATCTACCACGTCTCTTCCACCTCACAATGTTCCAAAATCCAGGTGTTCAGACATCAAATACAGAAAGACCTCACAGCCCCCCTGCTCACGAAAGTTCCCCCACAGCAGATCGAGAGCAAACAAGTGTGAGAAGGAGTTGGAAGAACACAAAGAACCGGAGTGCAAACAAAAAGATAAGCTtgggaaaaaggagagaaagggagatgttcaaaagacaaacagaaagggtgaagagagaaaaaggcggaagaaaagagaggagaaaaggatgggcgacagaaaaaagaaaagagataaagcgcttaagaaagaaagaaagttaggcttgaaaatcaaaaaaaaggaaatgttcaCCTCCACCTCTGCTTCCAACTCTTCGGGACAGGTCAAAACACGTAAAATGGAGACTACAACTCTGACCCCCGAGAATCAAAGCCAGTCAACACCAAAACACAAGCACAGGCGGAGGAGTGAACGAGCAGAGGGGACACACATGCCATCTGCTTGTACTCTTCATCCCAGCAGCACTTCAACACATCCACCctcaaaatctgaaaataacaaaatgtccaaaaagaaCAACAGTCCCCAGAAACTCCCTGTCAAGAATCTACTAATGCAGTCTCTTCCCAGGAACACCAGCCCCAACCAGACCAGTAAGAAGCCCACTATTGTCTCATCCCAGTCAGAAGATGgaccaaaagaaaacactgatgatacactcccttcacttttatttaaagcCTTAGCACCACTCAGTACAGCATGTTCTGTTAGCTTAGAGCAGCCCGCCCATGGCAAAGATGGTGCAAAGGGAAGAGTTCTCAGTGCCCCAGATCTCCAGCCTGTGGCTGTGATGGGAAATGTGAGGGAAATGGGAGACAACCTTGCAAACACTCCTCCTGTTCTGAGCTGGCAGGGCTCTCCAGTATCAGTTCtgggagaggatgaggaggagctAGAAAAGGGAGTGATAAGCAGACCTGTCCTCCAGCCCAGCCCTACCCAgtgcttttctcctcttcctggaGACAATGAGAGCATTGATAGTATGAATAAGGAGCCTTGCGAAAGTATACTGGCTGATTATTCTCACAATGACAGGTCTGAATTCTGCGATCTGCCTTCTACAATTGAACAAGCTGgcgaggaagaaaaagaagacaaggacAGCAACGGGGAAACTTCTGGCTCTCTTCTTTGTGAGCTTCGCCACCATAAAGCAGGATTGGATGATGTCTTCAAGAGCCTGGCCACCTTTCTTGGAGGCCAGAGGGTCGCATTTCGAGGCGGTCCATTTGGCGGGCCTACTGTTAGTACTGCAGGAGGGGTGAAGTACTCCTCTTCTCTTGCATTGGGGCCAGAGATACACTGTCATGACCATCAAGATTTCTGCCCAAAATCAGATCCCACAGCATCCTCCAAACCCAGTAATCAGTCACCAACTCACACTACCTCAGACACACTATTGAAATCCCACAGTCCGACAGATCTGATTGAACCTGTCATGGATGGCCGGGTGCAGGAAAATAAGGAAGAGACTGAGAATGATATAAACCTTAAACAGGAGGGTAGAGATACAGAGATTCTCTCTGAGAGAATTGAGTCATCTCTTTTGGACGGGTCACTAAGTGCAGAACTGAGACTGACCACCACAAATACAGCCTCTTTCACCGGCCTCCTCACTGTTTCCACTAAGGAAGACAGAGATCACAGCAAAGAGACagaacacagacatacagaaagaaaaagaaaacaaaaagataaggatgaaggaagagaagaagagatcAAGATTaagataaaaacagaggaaagtaGTGTCATTTGTcctaaaaacaaagtaaatgaattAAAGGATTTAGAAGAAAGGGATGTTTCATCCTTAGAGCCAGTCATCTCCAGCTCACCTAGACCTCTGAAGGATATTATGAAGGGCCAGATTTCTCAGGAAAATCAAACCCCACATGGAAAGgacatacagaaagaaaaggtgGACACTGGGAACACCGAAGTAAAGGTAGTAATGGAGAAGAAGGAAGTGGTCACTGAGTTAGAAAATAAGATATCCTCAGCAGCTAGAAACAGAGATACCAAGACCTCAAACTCAGCGTCAACTGTAACAATCCATACATCCAAACTATGTGTCTCCACACCAGCAAGTAAACCTCCCTGCTCATTAGCGCCAGTCGATCCACTGAAACTGAAAGCATTGTCCATGGGCTTGTGTAAGGAGCTAAAGATCCTCTTGATTAAAGTGGAGAgtgctggaaaacaaacattcaacatATCTGAGGTGGAGGAGCAAAGAATCCCACTTTCCAAGATCAACATCGGAAACACGGCAACTGAAGTGATCAGAGCTTGCAA GGGAACAAGGGTGAAGGGGAAATTCAAGGAGTCGTACCTGCTTCCCACTTTCTCTGTTAAACCTAACATTGCCATTAACACCCCCATTCCTCGAGAAAAGCTCAACCCCCCTACACCAAGTATCTAT TTGGAGAGCAAAAGGGACGCCTTCTCGCCAGTCCTGCTTCAGTTCTGCACTGATCCCAAAAATGCTGTTACTGTCATCAGAGGCCTTGCTGGCTCCCTCCGCCTTA ACCTTGGTCTGTTCTCCACCAAATCTCTGGTGGAGGCCAATGCGGACCATGCAGTGGAAGTGAGGACTCAGGTTCAGCAGCCCGCTGATGAGAACTGGGATCCCAGTGGCTCAGCACAGACGTGGCCCTGCGAAAGCAGTCGCTCGCACACCACCATTGCCAAATACGCCCAGTACCAGGCCTCCAGCTTCCAGGAGAGCCTGCAG gaggagaaggagagtgagaatgaagaggaaggagagcagaCCAAGACCTCAGACCCATCAGCCACCGCGAAAGCTGGTCTGACGTTATCCAACAGTAAAGGCAGTCCCGCCTCAACTACCATTAAAGCCAACTCTGTTCATTCCCCCAGCACACCCAG CtcagagcagaaaacagtgGGAAAGATAATTAAATTCGGGACCAACATTGATCTCTCAGACCCTAAAAG GTGGAAGCCCCAGCTGCAGGAGCTGCTGAAGCTGCCAGCTTTCATGCGAGTGGAATCCAGCAACAACATGCTCAGTCATGTCGGTCACACCATCCTGGGCATGAACACCGTCCAGCTCTACATGAAGGTGCCAGGCAGCCGCACGCCAG GTCACCAAGAGAACAACAATTTCTGCTCCGTCAACATCAATATTGGACCTGGTGACTGTGAGTGGTTCGCTGTCCATGAGCACTACTGGGCAGACATCAACAAATTCTGTGAGAA GCATGGAGTAGATTACCTTACAGGGTCCTGGTGGCCAGTCCTGGAAGACCTCTACAGCTCCAACATTCCTGTGTACCGCTTCATTCAGAGGCCGGGCGACCTGGTTTGGATTAATGCAGGGACTGTGCACTGGGTCCAGGCCGTGGGCTGGTGCAACAACATCGCCTGGAATGTGGGACCACTCAACT CGTACCAATATCAACTTGCCCTGGAGCGCTTTGAGTGGAATGAGGTGAAGAAGGTTAAGTCAATCGTTCCCATGATCCACGTTTCCTGGAATGTGGCTCGCACCATCAAGATCACCGATCAGGATACCTTCAAGATGCTCAA acACTGCCTGATGCAGTCCATGAAGCACATCCAGATTCTgagagaccagctggtggctGGAGGGAAGAAGATCTGTTACCAGAGTCGTGTGAAGGACGAGCCGGCCTACTATTGCAATGAATGTGAT GTGGAGGTGTTTGACCTGCTGTTTGTGACCAGTGAGAACAGCAGTAAGAAGACCTACGTGGTGCACTGTGAGGACTGTGCCCGAGCTAAGAGCCCGTCTCTGGCAGGAGTAGTGGTGCTGGAACAGTATCGAATGGAAGAGCTGATGAGAACCTACGACAGCTTCATGCTG gTTCCATCAACCTTTTCAAAGTGA
- the kdm6bb gene encoding lysine (K)-specific demethylase 6B, b isoform X2 — MYHPAELYSGRNTWDSYPAGGPNRGQWAPVNSRLWSHTNRCQGGRNQSHHPLSSRLYNRGERPVNHVQDKGISKGHRQHLRLWDGKEPLFEAQNWHHNSTRSFHNRAATSNGYLTRPGEHYATWNNNVSNSVHGGPRLHRNNRELQSPPERWAPSDCRRSFPGRMINNRPGPWKRPALHQRRDQLHQHSPPPQHPLSPREECPAKRRRASGPDQSSHPGSRHLPLLAHAPSPPRHHRCNQDDWKPLHDRVGPCYHSDHRTSTIQQQETSKLRAGGYGFSNSNLAVLNQSCGSRLPHHGSRGKVERKISSSPADHTRVPYSHQNHHYHYQRHTGHPRALQHNPLLHPLEDKDSRSHHHKQSTEPQRSHKKGSSRDPALSNSSGADSPPYSSLLCSPKDGGSNASSPRAPSCPSSYTGASGRKDPSMIHQCSPGLSGQQKLQGSPIHTPRPSLTSTTSLPPHNVPKSRCSDIKYRKTSQPPCSRKFPHSRSRANKCEKELEEHKEPECKQKDKLGKKERKGDVQKTNRKGEERKRRKKREEKRMGDRKKKRDKALKKERKLGLKIKKKEMFTSTSASNSSGQVKTRKMETTTLTPENQSQSTPKHKHRRRSERAEGTHMPSACTLHPSSTSTHPPSKSENNKMSKKNNSPQKLPVKNLLMQSLPRNTSPNQTSKKPTIVSSQSEDGPKENTDDTLPSLLFKALAPLSTACSVSLEQPAHGKDGAKGRVLSAPDLQPVAVMGNVREMGDNLANTPPVLSWQGSPVSVLGEDEEELEKGVISRPVLQPSPTQCFSPLPGDNESIDSMNKEPCESILADYSHNDRSEFCDLPSTIEQAGEEEKEDKDSNGETSGSLLCELRHHKAGLDDVFKSLATFLGGQRVAFRGGPFGGPTVSTAGGVKYSSSLALGPEIHCHDHQDFCPKSDPTASSKPSNQSPTHTTSDTLLKSHSPTDLIEPVMDGRVQENKEETENDINLKQEGRDTEILSERIESSLLDGSLSAELRLTTTNTASFTGLLTVSTKEDRDHSKETEHRHTERKRKQKDKDEGREEEIKIKIKTEESSVICPKNKVNELKDLEERDVSSLEPVISSSPRPLKDIMKGQISQENQTPHGKDIQKEKVDTGNTEVKVVMEKKEVVTELENKISSAARNRDTKTSNSASTVTIHTSKLCVSTPASKPPCSLAPVDPLKLKALSMGLCKELKILLIKVESAGKQTFNISEVEEQRIPLSKINIGNTATEVIRACKGTRVKGKFKESYLLPTFSVKPNIAINTPIPREKLNPPTPSIYLESKRDAFSPVLLQFCTDPKNAVTVIRGLAGSLRLNLGLFSTKSLVEANADHAVEVRTQVQQPADENWDPSGSAQTWPCESSRSHTTIAKYAQYQASSFQESLQEEKESENEEEGEQTKTSDPSATAKAGLTLSNSKGSPASTTIKANSVHSPSTPRAENSGKDN; from the exons ATGTATCACCCAGCAGAGCTGTACTCTGGCCGTAACACATGGGACTCCTATCCAGCTGGAGGACCTAACAGAGGACAATGGGCTCCTGTAAACAGTCGGCTCTGGAGCCACACAAACAG ATGCCAAGGAGGGCGAAATCAATCACATCATCCACTATCAAGTCGTCTTTATAATAG GGGGGAGAGACCAGTCAACCATGTTCAGGACAAGGGTATCTCAAAGGGGCACAGACAGCATCTACGTCTTTGGGATGGTAAAGAGCCGCTGTTTGAGGCCCAGAACTGGCATCACAACTCCACACGCTCATTCCACAACCGAGCTGCCACTAGCAATGGTTATCTAACAAGACCCGGAGAGCACTACGCAACCTGGAACAACAATGTCAGCAACTCCGTG CATGGGGGTCCTCGCCTACATCGCAACAACAGAGAACTCCAGTCCCCACCAGAGAGATGGGCCCCCTCAGACTGCCGCAGGAGCTTCCCGGGCAGAATGATAAACAATAGGCCAGGACCCTGGAAACGGCCAGCCCTCCATCAGCGGCGAGACCAATTACACCAGCACAGTCCACCCCCACAGCACCCTTTATCCCCAAGGGAAGAGTGTCCTGCTAAGAGGAGAAGGGCCTCTGGCCCTGATCAG TCATCTCATCCTGGATCAAGGCATTTACCTTTACTTGCCCATGCCCCATCACCACCTCGCCACCACCGCTGCAACCAAGATGACTGGAAGCCTCTTCATGACAGGGTGGGTCCTTGCTACCACTCTGACCACAGGACCTCAACAATACAGCAACAG GAAACCTCTAAACTGCGAGCTGGAGGATATGGCTTCAGTAACAGCAACCTAGCGGTTTTAAACCAGAGTTGTGGCAGCAGACTGCCACATCACGGAAGCAGAGGGAAGGTCGAGCGGAAAATCTCGTCTTCACCAGCAGACCACACCCGTGTGCCTTACAGCCACCAAAACCATCATTACCACTATCAGCGGCACACAGGCCACCCCAGAGCCCTACAGCACAACCCACTGCTTCATCCTCTAGAGGACAAGGACTCACGGAGCCATCACCACAAACAAAGCACA GAACCTCAGCGCTCTCATAAAAAAGGCAGTTCAAGGGATCCAGCCCTCTCCAACTCTTCTGGTGCAGACTCTCCTCCTTATTCATCCCTCCTCTGCAGTCCTAAAGATGGAGGTTCTAATGCCAGCAGTCCACGTGCTCCTTCCTGTCCCTCTTCATACACAGGAGCCAGTGGCAGAAAAGATCCATCAATGATTCATCAGTGTAGTCCTGGCCTCAGTGGACAGCAGAAACTCCAGGGAAGCCCCATTCACACCCCAAGACCTAGCCTGACATCTACCACGTCTCTTCCACCTCACAATGTTCCAAAATCCAGGTGTTCAGACATCAAATACAGAAAGACCTCACAGCCCCCCTGCTCACGAAAGTTCCCCCACAGCAGATCGAGAGCAAACAAGTGTGAGAAGGAGTTGGAAGAACACAAAGAACCGGAGTGCAAACAAAAAGATAAGCTtgggaaaaaggagagaaagggagatgttcaaaagacaaacagaaagggtgaagagagaaaaaggcggaagaaaagagaggagaaaaggatgggcgacagaaaaaagaaaagagataaagcgcttaagaaagaaagaaagttaggcttgaaaatcaaaaaaaaggaaatgttcaCCTCCACCTCTGCTTCCAACTCTTCGGGACAGGTCAAAACACGTAAAATGGAGACTACAACTCTGACCCCCGAGAATCAAAGCCAGTCAACACCAAAACACAAGCACAGGCGGAGGAGTGAACGAGCAGAGGGGACACACATGCCATCTGCTTGTACTCTTCATCCCAGCAGCACTTCAACACATCCACCctcaaaatctgaaaataacaaaatgtccaaaaagaaCAACAGTCCCCAGAAACTCCCTGTCAAGAATCTACTAATGCAGTCTCTTCCCAGGAACACCAGCCCCAACCAGACCAGTAAGAAGCCCACTATTGTCTCATCCCAGTCAGAAGATGgaccaaaagaaaacactgatgatacactcccttcacttttatttaaagcCTTAGCACCACTCAGTACAGCATGTTCTGTTAGCTTAGAGCAGCCCGCCCATGGCAAAGATGGTGCAAAGGGAAGAGTTCTCAGTGCCCCAGATCTCCAGCCTGTGGCTGTGATGGGAAATGTGAGGGAAATGGGAGACAACCTTGCAAACACTCCTCCTGTTCTGAGCTGGCAGGGCTCTCCAGTATCAGTTCtgggagaggatgaggaggagctAGAAAAGGGAGTGATAAGCAGACCTGTCCTCCAGCCCAGCCCTACCCAgtgcttttctcctcttcctggaGACAATGAGAGCATTGATAGTATGAATAAGGAGCCTTGCGAAAGTATACTGGCTGATTATTCTCACAATGACAGGTCTGAATTCTGCGATCTGCCTTCTACAATTGAACAAGCTGgcgaggaagaaaaagaagacaaggacAGCAACGGGGAAACTTCTGGCTCTCTTCTTTGTGAGCTTCGCCACCATAAAGCAGGATTGGATGATGTCTTCAAGAGCCTGGCCACCTTTCTTGGAGGCCAGAGGGTCGCATTTCGAGGCGGTCCATTTGGCGGGCCTACTGTTAGTACTGCAGGAGGGGTGAAGTACTCCTCTTCTCTTGCATTGGGGCCAGAGATACACTGTCATGACCATCAAGATTTCTGCCCAAAATCAGATCCCACAGCATCCTCCAAACCCAGTAATCAGTCACCAACTCACACTACCTCAGACACACTATTGAAATCCCACAGTCCGACAGATCTGATTGAACCTGTCATGGATGGCCGGGTGCAGGAAAATAAGGAAGAGACTGAGAATGATATAAACCTTAAACAGGAGGGTAGAGATACAGAGATTCTCTCTGAGAGAATTGAGTCATCTCTTTTGGACGGGTCACTAAGTGCAGAACTGAGACTGACCACCACAAATACAGCCTCTTTCACCGGCCTCCTCACTGTTTCCACTAAGGAAGACAGAGATCACAGCAAAGAGACagaacacagacatacagaaagaaaaagaaaacaaaaagataaggatgaaggaagagaagaagagatcAAGATTaagataaaaacagaggaaagtaGTGTCATTTGTcctaaaaacaaagtaaatgaattAAAGGATTTAGAAGAAAGGGATGTTTCATCCTTAGAGCCAGTCATCTCCAGCTCACCTAGACCTCTGAAGGATATTATGAAGGGCCAGATTTCTCAGGAAAATCAAACCCCACATGGAAAGgacatacagaaagaaaaggtgGACACTGGGAACACCGAAGTAAAGGTAGTAATGGAGAAGAAGGAAGTGGTCACTGAGTTAGAAAATAAGATATCCTCAGCAGCTAGAAACAGAGATACCAAGACCTCAAACTCAGCGTCAACTGTAACAATCCATACATCCAAACTATGTGTCTCCACACCAGCAAGTAAACCTCCCTGCTCATTAGCGCCAGTCGATCCACTGAAACTGAAAGCATTGTCCATGGGCTTGTGTAAGGAGCTAAAGATCCTCTTGATTAAAGTGGAGAgtgctggaaaacaaacattcaacatATCTGAGGTGGAGGAGCAAAGAATCCCACTTTCCAAGATCAACATCGGAAACACGGCAACTGAAGTGATCAGAGCTTGCAA GGGAACAAGGGTGAAGGGGAAATTCAAGGAGTCGTACCTGCTTCCCACTTTCTCTGTTAAACCTAACATTGCCATTAACACCCCCATTCCTCGAGAAAAGCTCAACCCCCCTACACCAAGTATCTAT TTGGAGAGCAAAAGGGACGCCTTCTCGCCAGTCCTGCTTCAGTTCTGCACTGATCCCAAAAATGCTGTTACTGTCATCAGAGGCCTTGCTGGCTCCCTCCGCCTTA ACCTTGGTCTGTTCTCCACCAAATCTCTGGTGGAGGCCAATGCGGACCATGCAGTGGAAGTGAGGACTCAGGTTCAGCAGCCCGCTGATGAGAACTGGGATCCCAGTGGCTCAGCACAGACGTGGCCCTGCGAAAGCAGTCGCTCGCACACCACCATTGCCAAATACGCCCAGTACCAGGCCTCCAGCTTCCAGGAGAGCCTGCAG gaggagaaggagagtgagaatgaagaggaaggagagcagaCCAAGACCTCAGACCCATCAGCCACCGCGAAAGCTGGTCTGACGTTATCCAACAGTAAAGGCAGTCCCGCCTCAACTACCATTAAAGCCAACTCTGTTCATTCCCCCAGCACACCCAG agcagaaaacagtgGGAAAGATAATTAA